A window of Nomascus leucogenys isolate Asia chromosome 19, Asia_NLE_v1, whole genome shotgun sequence genomic DNA:
cctttcttttcttaacTGCAGGTAGTGGGCAGCAGTCAGTGACAGGTGTAAGCTCTGTGGATGACAGCAACAGTTACTGGAGGATACGGGGGAAGACCGCCACAGTGTGTGAGAGGGGAACCCCCATCAAGTGTGGCCAGCCCATCCGGCTGACACATGTCAACACTGGCCGAAATCTCCATAGTCACCACTTCACTTCACCTCTTTCTGGAAACCAGGTGAGGTGGCTTTCGATGGATCGTTGCTGCTCTGCATTACTCAGTGGGTGCTTGTTTGATCTCTTGGTTCTTAACTGTTTCTTTTCTAGGTGTAGATGTTCTCTTTTGTGCAGACCTGGGGAAATGGCTCTgtttttgtgtgggttttttttgtttttgagacaaagtctcactctgtcacccaggctgcagtgcagtggcatgatcttggctcattgcaacctccgcttctgggttcaagcaagtctcctgcctcagtctcccaactagctgggattacaggcgcatgtcaccatgcccggctaatttttgtttttgtttttattgttatttttttgagatgtagtctcactctgtcacccaggctggagtgcaatggcatggtctcagctcactgcaacctctgcctcccgggttcaagtggttctcccacctcagctcccgagtggctggcgcctgccaccatacccggctaatttttttttttgtatttttagtagagatggggtttcactatgttggccaggctggtctcgaattcctgacctggtgatctgcccgcttcggcctcccaaagtgctgggattacaagtgcgagtcaccgcgcctggcctgatttttgtatttttagtagagatgggttttcaccatattggtcaggctggtcttgaactcctgacctcaggtgatccacccgcctctgcctcctggaagtgttggggttataggcatgagccactgcgcccagccggctTTGTTTTATAAGTGTGAAGAAAATTGTTTCTGGTCAAAGTGGAGACAACAACTAAACCAAATCAAGAAATGGGAAGGACAGACAGACTGGGTGTATATTAGCATATCATAAGTTCTGATATCCTGCAATAAAGAAACCCAACGTTTTCCAActtgtagtgttttttttttttttaatgatgctaACTAGTTACATTAGGAAAATAGATTTGCTTTTGTGTcactgtgctttttgtttttaaacacggtgtcgctctgtcacccaggttgtagtgcagtgatgtgtgatcttgctcactgcagcctcagcctcctgggctcaagcaattctcacacctcagcccccactacaggctcacgccaccatgcctggctaagttttgtatttttttttttttttgtagataacggggatttgccatgttgcccaggctggtctcaaactcctgagctcaagctgtctgcctgcctcagcctcccaaagtgctgggattacaagcataagccactgcacccggccttgtgcCACTGTTTTAAGCCTTGAGTTGTCAGGGGATGTGGACCCCTTAATGACTTCTTCCCTATCCCCAGCCCCTGTATGCAATTTTCCCTATTAACATCTTAACCTTTGAAAGGTAAATTTGCTATATTTAATGAAGCAATATTGATACAGTTTTATTAACTAAAGACCATAGTTTTTTTctgattccctttttttttttttttgtttgttttgttttgttttttgagacggagtctcgctctgtcccaggctggagtgcaatggcgcgatctcagctcactgcaacctctgcctcccaggttcaagctattctcctgccacagcctcctgagtagctgggattacaggcgcctgccaccacgcccagctgatttttgtattttcagtagagacagggtttcaccatgttgtccaggctggtgtcgagctcctgacctcgtgatccacccaccttggcctcccaaagtgctgggattacaggcatgaggcctCCATGCCCGGtcccttagtttttacctaatgttcttTTTCCATTCCAAAATACCACATTACATATACTTGCCATGTCTCAGTAGGCTgttcttggctgtgacagtttttcAGGCTTCCCtagtttttgatgaccttgacagctTTGAGGAGTGCTGGTCAGGTGTACAGTAGATTGCCCCTCTGttggaatttgtttttcttgtgattAGACTGGACTTATAAACGGTTTGGGAGGAagatcacagaggtaaagtgccatttgtATCCCATCATATCAGGGGTACATACTATCTTTATGATATAtgactgttgatgttgaccttgattaCCTGGCCGAAGTAGTGTTTGTTCGTTAGGTTTCTCCTGTAAagttattcttttcattttccccctttccatacactttttggaaggaagtcactatgtgcaTTTCACTCTTACAAACTGGAGAGTTATACTCTGTCTACCTTAGGGTGGAATATCTACATATTTCATTTGGGATTTTTCCATATTGgggatttgtttcttttcctcaagttatttatttattcagttatttacaTTAGTATAAACTTATGGATAGTTTATACTTTGTTATAATCTAATGCTACTATactttgttgctcaaattgttccaactTTGGCCATTGGGAATTCTTTCAGCTGGCTTTGTGTCCATTGGCAGTATCCCATTGTGTttttgtgtatacatgtgtgcacTTTAAagcacttctttcctttctggcaccaaaagatgctccaggctcatcttgtttatttcttgctcCAGTACTAGAATCAgctatttctccaaggagctctgcttccttttattggagaatgataTTAAAACCAAGTTCTAGGCCTATGTAAGCTTGTTGCTACTGGAGTGTTTCTTTTAGGCCCTGTCACTTGACAGAATAAATAactgtaggccaggtgcagtggctcacgccaataatcccagcactttgcgaggccaaggcgggcggatcacgaggtcaggagttcgataccagcctggctaacgtggtgaaaccccgtatctactaaagtacaaaaattacctgggcatggtggcgggagtctgtaatcccagctactcgggaggctgaggtaggagaatcgtttgaacctgggaggcagagattgcagtgagccgagatggcaccattgcactccagcctgggtgacagggcgagattccgtctcaaaaaaaaaaaaaaaagaactgttacTTGTGTATGCTTActcatgtatatatacgtatctacaaattttcatttgcatagtcatctgtatctatatatattgagttaaatgaggtttctttttctttttctttttttttaagatgggttcttgctatgttatccaggctggagtgcagtggctacttACAGGCGTGATCATAGTGCACTAGAGCcccgaactccttggctcaagcagtcctcttgcctcaaccttccaagtagctgggaatacaggcatgccccactgtgcctggctagggTTCTTATTGATGTCTTTAGCTGTAATCCATTACCACATAAATCGTCCTAGCCTCCTCCCTGTGCTAATTTGTAAATTCCCACTCCAGCAGTAAGATACCTTGTTCATACCATCTGCCATCCATGTATTGAACTTCAGTTCAGTTCCAGTATACAaatatagcagtatgagaattaCATACTGGTACCCTCCTGGGAAACAATTTTATCAAGTagagtgtatacacacacacacacacacacacacacacacacacttctgaaATAATCAGTAATTTTTCAATTGCCATCGTATAGAAACTGAGTATTTGGCCTTAAGGAGGATGGGATTTAGATGAGGAGTAGAATATAGAgaacttgctctctctctcactgccttattagaaagaaagaaaagaatgtagaGAACTTGCTATGTTTTGCTCAGTTAATATttgctatctcatttaattctcacagttgCTCTGTAAGGTGATATTGTGatcattttatagaggagaaaacaaaGGCTCAAAGGATTTACAGAAGAAGGGATCAAGTTGAGATTCAAGGTCAGCCTGACTCCCAGAGTCCATTCCCTTTTGAACTTGTCATCAGGTCATTTAAAATCTAGTTAAGAGAATGAAGCAGTAATATTTAAAGTCAAATAACAAGAGATATAAAGTATTTTAAGGgccgaatgtggtggctcatgcctgtactcccagcactttagtacactgaggtaggtggatcacttgaggctgggagtttgagaccagcctggtcaacatggtgaaacccccatctctattaaaaaataccaaaattagctgggtgtggtagcacatgcctgtaatcccagttattttggaggctgaggcatgagaatcgctagaactcaagaggtggaggttgcagagagccgagattgtgccactgcactccagcctgggtgacagagcgagatgctatCTCAAAACAGTAAAGTGTTTTAaagccagcacggtggctcacacctgtaatcccagcaccctgaaAGACCAAGTGGAGAATAATTTaagaccaagagtttgaggccagccaaGGCAACAGAGTTGCCTACAAAAGAACTTttaattacctgggtgtggtggtatatgcctgtagtcttagctactcaggaggtgaggccATAAGACCACttgaggcactgcactccagcctgggcaacagagcaagatcctaactgtttttttttgagacaaagtctcactcttgtcacccaggctggagtgcagtggtgcaatctcggctcactgcaaccttcggctcacggcaacctccgcctcccgggttcatgtgattctcctgcttcagcctcccgaatagctgggatgacaggcgcctgccaccacacctggctaatttttgtatttttagtagagatggggttttaccatgttggccaggctggtcttgaactgctgacctcaggtgatctgcctgccttgccctcccaaattgctgggattacaggcatgagctaccgtgcctggccacgaTCCcaactcttaaaaagaaaaaaaaaaaaaaaattctattttaacacTGTAATAGAAAATATAAGGCAACTATAGTATTAATTGCAAAATAAGTGTTTGgaccataatcttttttttttttcctttctttttgatgcCATGACTCAGATAGGAACCGTGGACCATAATCTTACAGCAACGAATCTTTTTCCCCCCTACGTCCTTTGTGTCTTTCGTCTTTTTCCGTGGTTCATGGTTTATTTTAAACAACACTggaatggccgggcgcagtggctaatgcctgtaatcccagcactttgggaggccgaggcaggcggatcacctgaggttggggatttgagaccagcctgaccaacatggagaaaccctgtctctactaaaaatacaaaattagccgggcatggtggcacatgcctgtaatcccagctactagggaggctgaggcaggaaaatcacttgaacctgggaggcagaggttgtggtgagctgagattgcgccattgcactccagcctgggcaacaagagtgatactctgtctcaaaataaataaataaaataacaacattgGAAagcagctgaatttttttttttttttttttttttttttttttttttttttgagatggggtcttgctctgtcatccaagctggagtgcagtggtatgatcacagctcattgcagccttgatcccctggactcaggtgatAGCTGTAGTAGCTGGgtaccataggcatgtgccaccatgcccagctaatttctctttttttcttttttttttttttttgagacagagttttgctctcgttgcccaggctggagtacaatggtgtgatcgcggctcaccgcaacctccgcctcccgggttcaagcgattctcctgcctcagcctcccgagtagctgggattacaggcatgtgccaccacacccagctaattttgtatttttagtagagacagggtttctccatgtcggttaggctggtcttgaactcctgacctcagctaatttcttttgtattttttttagggatagggtttcaccatgttgcccaggctggtctcaaactcctgggctcaagtggtctgccctgctcagcctcccaaagtgctaggattacaggcatgagcctggccccTCTGATTTTTTACTTCAAGgtggccttctttttcttcccattgcCTCCCACTCCTTTTCAAGCCCTTGTCAGCCATGCTAATGTTACTACCATCTGTATTTTCTAGGAAGTGAGTGCTTTTGGTGAGGAAGGTGAAGGTGATTATCTGGATGACTGGACAGTACTCTGTAATGGACCCTACTGGGTGAGAGATGGTGAGGTGCGGTTCAAACACTCTTCCACTGAGGTACTGCTGTCTGTCACAGGAGAACAATATGGTCGACCTATCAGTGGGCAAAAAGAGGTGCATGGCATGGCCCAGCCAAGTCAGAACAACTACTGGAAAGCCATGGAAGGCATCTTCATGAAGCCTAGTGAGTTGTTGAAGGCAGAAGCCCACCATGCAGAGCTATGAATCTAGAGGCTCTGAGCCACGGTTAACGCACAATGTTCACAGACGTCTGTTGCTGCCTCACCTTGGGATCCCTGCTACAAGTTCCTTGGGCAGTGGCCATGTCACCATTGAGATGAAGATATACAACAGAAAATAGTGGCTGTGTTTGGAAGCTTCAGCCCTGCACACTTGAACTAGTCACTCTCCCAGACTTGCGTGGGTCAGTTCTTTCTGAGTAGAGGACTTGCTGGTAAAGGGGCAGATGCTTTTTATTCGTACTGATAAAACAAACTGAGGGGAACATCCCTCTTAGCTGGGAAACTTTTACTCTTCAGGAGCTTGGCATCATGGACTGTTAATGTATGTGATTTTTCCCCTATTTTCTCTctccaaaatgataaaaataataattttattatgtgtCACTGTGTTGTTATTTATTAGGTGTGCTATTAGCTGCTTAATCCCTGAGTCCTAAGACTCTTTGGAGATGCTATGAAGCTCCAATGTGGGCCCTTTTAAGAGCTTTACTTGCATACAAACCCTTTCTCTCTCTACTTTGACCTCTCCAGGCATCTCATCTTTAATAGATCTTTGACTAATTATAGCTAAAAACTCTCAGAGAATACAGCATAATAAATAGCCAGTGAAATGTTTGCTTTGTATCTGTTACTGCAAATGAGAAAAAGGGGTAGGGGTAGAAAGAACGAACCAGTATTTATTCACTGCTAAATCCTAGGTACCATATTAtagatctttttatttatttattttttttgagacagagtctcggtctgtcgcccaggctggagtgcagtggcgcgatctcggctcactgcaagctccacctcctgagttcacaccattctcctgcctcagcctccgaagtagccggtactacaggcacccgccaccatgcccggctaatttttttgtatttttaatagagacagggtttcacggtattaaccaggatggtctcaatctcctgacctcatgatccgcccgcctcggcctcccaaagtgctgagattacaggggtgagccactgcgcccggcctatagatcttacctcatttaatcttcagagAATTCATATAGGGTAATACTGCATTTTTATCAGTGCAGCAGAAAAGCTGAGTAACtgcctgaattctttttttttttttttttttatttgagacaaggtctttgctctgtcacccaggcgggaggggcacaatcatggcttattacagccttgtcctcccaggctcaagtgatcctcctgtgtcagtTTTTGATTTatcgtagagatgaggtctcactatgttacccaggctggtctggaactcctgggctcaagtgatccttatgCTGTGGCTTGctaaagtgctggggattacaggggtcagccaccatgcctggcttactgcctgaattattattattttttttaagatggagtctcactctcacccagactggagtgcagtggcgcaatctcggctcactgcaacctccgcctcccaggttccagtgattcccctgccttagcctcctgagtagctgggactacaggcgcccgccaccacacctgactaatttttgtatttttagtagagatggggtttcaccatattggccaggctggtcttgaactcctgacctcgtgtgatccgcccaccttggcctcccaaagtgctgggataacaggtgtgagccaccgcgcctggcctgaattctTAAAACTAATAAATCATTTTGGAATAGGAATCCAGCTGTTTCTGACTAGTTTTTTTAAGTGCACTACGATTGTGTTTAGCTTTTGGAAAATCCTGTTTTTTGGACAAACGTAGATATATCTCTCTCTAAAAAGGTGGATAGAAAATACTTTTGTCCTCTGCCTACCCGATTTCCTCCGTTCCTGTGTCAATTGCAGAAAATTTGTTCCTGTAGCTTTCAATCATGGTATATTGGTGAACGGAGATGGCTGCCATCTCCTGGAATTTCAGTGACTAgcaggcttttttatttttagaaacttccgggttttgttcttttttttctatttgttttgttaatGTTGAACATTTAGAGACACCATTTCTGTGCCAAACATGGCCCGTGACGTTAAAAGACTTGGTCTCTTTTACAAGGATTTGTGGTCTTAATAAATGGAGACCATGAATTAGTTGAGCTCCACTGTTGCCTCAACCACCCCCTACCCCCGACTCCCTGCCTTTATTCCACTTCACTTGTGTTGATCCCTTAAGATCTCTccagaaagaaatagacaaatgataAAATCAACATTTTAGGCTATGAGATGGCTGGGAGTAGGGCTGGTAACAGtcaagggagaaggaaggaagtgacAGGAATCTTGGCTCAATAAACAGATTGAATAAGATGAACCAGAGTAGGGATATGTGTTGCACGGCACCCCTCCTTGCCTTGGACAGAGGTTTTCAGTGAATTGGGCCTTCCCAGAGCATTTGGAGGACATACCCTGGGGGAAGGCTGCAGATGACGAGGAAGATGACGCAAATACAGGGCTGGAGAGGTAGGTATGACCTTGAAACAGCGTTGGAGCTCTTGGGGAGATGTGAAATCACTGAACAGAGGAATAGATAAGGGAGGAAACAATCAGAGGAGTGAAAGCAACTTCGGGCAACACACAGGTGAAAGATGAAATGGTGTTTTATCTGAGGGAGCCAAAAAGAGGCTCTGAGTAAAATCTTGAAGGATATATATGGAGATTAGGACGTGGGAGCAAAGGGGTATGAAAAAAGACATGACCCACTCCATAATACTTATTTTGAAACCCTCAGGATTTCCTTAGCTTGTGCTGTATCAGTAGATCATCATTCAGATACTGATCCTTAGCAGCACAGTAACGCTGAGGGACCTTTGTCCtgttctctcattttacagagaaggaagcaggCAAAACTATGTATTgtctattttatgtaattatgttTGCTTCCCAGATAAactattttacagagaaggaagcaggCAAAACTATGTATTGTCTATTTTACGTAATTATGTTTGTTTCCCAGATAAACTACAGAGAAGGAAGCAGGCAAAACTGACTATGTATTGTccattttatgtaattatgttTGCTTCCCAGATAAACTATTTTTTGCTAAAGGGCAAGAACAATATTCACTACTTCTGCAGTATCTCCCCCTCTCCTCCATCAGGGCCCAGTTTGTGCCATAAGTAGATTGACCAGAACAGTGTTCAAACAGTAAATGAAGTAAAAACTCATTGGCCAGGAACCGTGACACGCGTCtttagtccaagctactcaggaggctgaggcaggaggatcccttgagcctgcaggagttcgagaccagactgggcaatgtagcgagtccttgtctcaaagaaaaaaaaaaaaaacctcattagtTTCCTCTGTGGATGGAATGAGGCGGGATTTTTGAGGCCTTTTAATTACCTCCTAGTTTCTGCCTCAGTAATTTTCAAACAGGATCTTGAATACGATGGGAGTGCTACCACGTCTGACCAGGGGTATAACTTCCGCAGAACCCTGAGTCCAGGCCTAAGTGGCTAGGCGGACCCCAACTTCCCTCAAAGTGAGCTCCCCGGACCGAAATGAGTCAGCCAGATCCACCGTCAGCCAGGGAGTGGGCCCGGACTCCGACCCCCGCGGGTCCCCGAGCCCCGCGGTTCCGGGCACTGTGGGGTGCGCCTGGGGCGTGTCTCAGCTCTTGGTCCGCTCCCCCGCGCCCTCCTCCGGGAACCACGCCCGCTTCTCGCGCACGCAGCCCGTCGGCCCTGCCGGGTCGTGGGACAGGGCGGGACTGGGGTGGGAGGCCGTTGGTTGGCTGGCGGGCTGCGGAAGGCGGGGCTCGCGTGCGCACCAACGCGTCCTCGCTCAGCGTTGCTCCTGCGCGCGCGGCTGGTCGGCCCGCGGCTGCGCTGCGCGGATCCGGCGTCGGGGCCCGGCATGGCGGGGGCCGGGGCCAAGCCGGGCCGGACCCGGACCTAAATGCCTCTGTTCTTCTCCGCGCTGTTGGTTTTGCTGCTAGTTGCGCTTAGCGTCCTCTTTCTAGGCCGGTGAGGGTTTCcggccgcggcggcggcggcggcggcggcggcggcgggtgggagggagggagggaggagg
This region includes:
- the SDF2 gene encoding stromal cell-derived factor 2 isoform X1 — protein: MAVVPLLLLGGLWSSVGASSLAVVTCGSVVKLLNTRHNVRLHSHDVRYGSGSGQQSVTGVSSVDDSNSYWRIRGKTATVCERGTPIKCGQPIRLTHVNTGRNLHSHHFTSPLSGNQRRKQRLKGFTEEGIKLRFKEVSAFGEEGEGDYLDDWTVLCNGPYWVRDGEVRFKHSSTEVLLSVTGEQYGRPISGQKEVHGMAQPSQNNYWKAMEGIFMKPSELLKAEAHHAEL
- the SDF2 gene encoding stromal cell-derived factor 2 isoform X2 → MAVVPLLLLGGLWSSVGASSLAVVTCGSVVKLLNTRHNVRLHSHDVRYGSGSGQQSVTGVSSVDDSNSYWRIRGKTATVCERGTPIKCGQPIRLTHVNTGRNLHSHHFTSPLSGNQEVSAFGEEGEGDYLDDWTVLCNGPYWVRDGEVRFKHSSTEVLLSVTGEQYGRPISGQKEVHGMAQPSQNNYWKAMEGIFMKPSELLKAEAHHAEL